Proteins from a single region of Segatella copri:
- a CDS encoding IS256 family transposase, which produces MDNLEIDYKKAAQQLRSGEALFGKDGALAPLLERILNSALEGEMDAHLSDEERSSGNRRNGKMSKKVQTKYGEVTIETPRDRDGTFQPETVKKRETILANGMADQIIEMYAMGTSTRDISSYFEREFNTTLSADTISSITDRVLPEITAWKSRMLDPVYAICWLDAIHYKVKDENGRAVTRAIYNILGINKEGQKELLGMYVSKSEGANFWLEVLTDLQNRGVRDILICCIDGLKGFPDAIQSVFPESSVQLCIVHQIRNSIKYVGSKHQKEFIKDLRTVYGAVNKDSAAANLDLLESKWGEMYPIVIKSWRDNWERLTEYFQYTPAIRKLIYTTNTVEGYHRQVRKVTKTKGVFPTDNSLEKLVYLAYRNIRKKWTMSLANWGQISQQLAIKFGDRFKIM; this is translated from the coding sequence ATGGACAACTTAGAAATTGATTACAAGAAAGCAGCTCAGCAGTTGCGTAGTGGTGAAGCCTTATTTGGCAAGGACGGAGCATTAGCTCCATTGTTAGAGCGTATTCTCAACTCAGCTCTCGAAGGTGAGATGGACGCTCATTTAAGTGACGAGGAACGCTCTTCCGGCAATCGTCGTAATGGTAAGATGAGTAAGAAGGTTCAAACAAAATATGGTGAGGTCACTATAGAGACTCCTCGTGACCGAGACGGAACTTTCCAACCTGAGACCGTAAAGAAGCGTGAGACTATTCTTGCCAATGGCATGGCAGACCAGATTATTGAGATGTACGCCATGGGCACCAGCACACGTGACATCAGCAGCTACTTTGAGCGTGAGTTCAACACAACTCTATCAGCCGATACTATCAGCTCTATAACAGACCGTGTATTACCCGAAATCACCGCCTGGAAGTCTCGCATGCTCGATCCTGTATATGCCATTTGCTGGCTTGATGCTATCCATTATAAGGTAAAGGATGAGAATGGCAGAGCTGTCACACGAGCCATTTACAACATTCTTGGCATCAACAAGGAAGGCCAAAAAGAACTGTTAGGTATGTATGTGTCTAAGAGTGAAGGAGCTAACTTCTGGCTAGAAGTTCTTACGGATCTTCAGAACCGTGGTGTTCGAGACATCTTGATTTGTTGTATTGATGGTCTCAAAGGCTTCCCGGATGCCATCCAAAGCGTATTTCCTGAGAGTTCTGTGCAGCTCTGTATTGTCCATCAGATACGCAATTCTATCAAGTATGTTGGCAGTAAGCATCAAAAGGAGTTTATCAAGGATTTAAGAACAGTATATGGTGCAGTAAACAAAGACTCCGCTGCTGCTAATTTAGACCTGTTAGAGTCTAAGTGGGGAGAGATGTACCCAATTGTCATCAAGTCATGGCGTGACAATTGGGAACGTCTGACAGAATATTTCCAATATACTCCAGCCATCCGTAAACTCATTTATACGACCAATACGGTTGAGGGGTATCACAGACAGGTAAGAAAGGTCACAAAGACTAAAGGGGTCTTTCCTACGGATAATTCTTTGGAGAAGCTTGTGTACTTAGCTTATCGCAACATCCGTAAGAAATGGACTATGTCACTGGCAAATTGGGGACAAATTTCTCAACAATTGGCAATAAAATTTGGAGATAGATTTAAAATTATGTAA
- a CDS encoding methylated-DNA--[protein]-cysteine S-methyltransferase → MKQVNIQYYNSPCGEIILASMGDELCLCDWNEMPCAERNKHRLLRYMKADFKIGTSPILDQTKKQLDEYFVGNRKIFDIPLHPVGTDFQKKVWHALLEIPYGETRSYKEIAISIGKPNGIRAVASAIGANGISIFVPCHRVIGSNHSLTGFAGGLDAKRKLLELEAE, encoded by the coding sequence ATGAAGCAAGTAAACATTCAATATTACAATTCGCCTTGCGGAGAAATCATCTTGGCATCGATGGGTGACGAGCTGTGCCTTTGTGATTGGAATGAAATGCCATGTGCAGAGCGCAATAAGCATCGGCTTTTGCGGTATATGAAGGCTGATTTCAAGATAGGAACATCCCCAATCCTGGATCAGACCAAAAAGCAATTGGATGAATATTTTGTCGGTAACCGCAAGATATTTGATATTCCGTTGCATCCTGTAGGAACTGATTTTCAGAAAAAAGTATGGCATGCATTGCTCGAAATACCCTATGGAGAGACAAGAAGCTATAAGGAAATAGCTATAAGTATAGGCAAACCTAACGGCATCAGAGCCGTGGCAAGTGCCATCGGAGCTAATGGCATCAGCATTTTCGTTCCCTGCCATCGAGTTATCGGAAGCAATCATTCCCTTACAGGTTTTGCCGGAGGATTGGACGCAAAGAGAAAGTTATTGGAGCTTGAAGCTGAATAA
- a CDS encoding phosphatase produces MKTLLDVHTHTIASGHAFSSLQEMTLTAKEKGLDILGITEHGPNIPGTCDPIYFRNLHCVPRQLYGIKLMLGAELNILNTMGDIDLDEDYWRMLDIRIAGIHSLCWQGGSKEENTQGVINAMRNPFVQIISHPGDGTAELDFEELMKVSRETHTLLEINNHSMAPIRHKTVAAPNNLELLELAKKYETPVIFGSDAHFSAMIADYSNIMPLVEKAEFPDELVLNYQPEKFMAYLKPTPEK; encoded by the coding sequence ATGAAAACATTATTAGACGTTCATACACATACAATAGCATCAGGTCATGCCTTCAGTAGTTTGCAGGAAATGACCTTGACAGCAAAGGAGAAAGGGTTGGATATCTTGGGAATCACAGAGCACGGTCCCAATATCCCGGGTACCTGTGATCCTATCTATTTCAGAAACCTTCATTGTGTTCCACGCCAGCTCTATGGAATCAAACTGATGCTTGGAGCAGAACTCAACATCCTCAATACGATGGGAGATATCGATCTCGACGAGGATTACTGGCGTATGCTGGATATCCGAATAGCAGGCATCCATAGCCTTTGCTGGCAGGGAGGAAGTAAGGAGGAGAATACGCAGGGTGTCATCAATGCCATGCGCAATCCCTTCGTGCAGATTATCTCTCATCCCGGCGATGGTACGGCAGAACTGGATTTCGAGGAACTCATGAAAGTTTCCAGGGAGACGCATACCTTGCTTGAAATCAACAACCATTCCATGGCTCCCATCCGCCACAAGACTGTGGCTGCTCCCAATAATCTGGAACTGCTGGAACTTGCCAAGAAGTATGAAACTCCAGTCATCTTCGGAAGTGATGCCCACTTCTCTGCGATGATTGCCGACTACAGCAACATTATGCCACTGGTAGAAAAAGCAGAGTTCCCGGATGAGCTGGTTCTCAACTATCAGCCAGAGAAATTCATGGCTTACCTCAAGCCAACCCCTGAGAAATAG
- a CDS encoding beta-class carbonic anhydrase codes for MIEEIIKYNENFVASKAYEKYITSKYPDKKLAILSCMDTRLTELLPAALGLKNGDAKLIKNAGGLIISPFDSAMRSLLVAIYELGVEEIMVIAHSNCGACHMNGQQMKKLMLKRGIHQNVIDTIGLCGIDLDHWLEGFHDTEDSVRNTINTIRTHPLVPKDVNLHGYIIDSQTGKLTEVK; via the coding sequence ATTATAGAAGAAATCATCAAGTATAATGAAAACTTCGTAGCCAGTAAGGCTTACGAAAAGTATATTACGAGTAAATATCCAGACAAGAAACTTGCCATTCTTTCCTGTATGGACACCCGCCTCACTGAGCTTCTGCCAGCAGCTTTGGGCCTGAAGAACGGAGATGCCAAGCTCATCAAGAACGCCGGTGGACTGATTATCAGTCCTTTCGACTCAGCTATGCGTAGTCTCCTTGTAGCCATCTACGAATTGGGTGTAGAGGAAATCATGGTCATTGCCCACTCCAACTGCGGTGCATGCCACATGAACGGACAGCAGATGAAGAAATTGATGCTCAAACGTGGCATCCATCAGAATGTCATCGATACCATCGGACTTTGCGGCATCGACCTCGACCATTGGCTGGAGGGATTCCACGACACAGAGGATTCTGTAAGGAATACCATCAATACGATCCGTACACACCCTCTCGTACCAAAAGACGTCAATCTTCATGGCTATATCATTGACTCACAGACGGGCAAACTGACAGAAGTGAAATAG
- a CDS encoding HD domain-containing protein, with protein sequence MTESDKMMTNKELILAQLMRAMIKYDGGDAPRIQHFVKVHDFARMIAIAEGMNQEDLFVLEAAAILHDVGIHVSEARYGNCNGKHQEELGPDEARKVLSEVDGFTAAQIERICWLIAHHHTYKDVTSLDHRILLEADFLVNSFEDHLAPEGIITFRDHVFRSESAIGMLNDMWGL encoded by the coding sequence ATGACAGAATCAGATAAAATGATGACAAACAAGGAATTGATACTCGCCCAACTGATGAGGGCGATGATAAAATATGATGGTGGCGATGCGCCACGCATCCAGCATTTCGTGAAGGTACACGACTTTGCCCGTATGATAGCGATAGCAGAGGGAATGAACCAGGAAGATCTCTTCGTGCTCGAAGCAGCAGCCATTCTTCACGATGTAGGCATTCACGTTTCAGAAGCCAGATACGGCAACTGCAATGGCAAGCATCAGGAAGAACTGGGTCCTGACGAGGCAAGAAAAGTACTGTCAGAAGTAGATGGATTCACAGCCGCACAGATAGAAAGAATCTGCTGGCTCATTGCCCATCATCATACTTATAAAGATGTTACCAGCCTTGACCACCGCATTCTGCTCGAAGCTGATTTCCTGGTTAATTCCTTCGAAGACCACCTTGCTCCCGAAGGCATCATCACCTTCCGCGACCATGTATTCCGCTCGGAATCAGCTATCGGTATGCTGAATGATATGTGGGGGCTGTAA
- a CDS encoding peroxiredoxin, with product MNVGDKIPEILGIDQDGREIKASDYRGRKIVLYSYPKANTSGCTAEACSLQAHKEELAAAGYEIIGVSKDKQALQKKFAETKGLQFPLIADTETTLLQELGCWGEKVTCGRKTIGILRTTYLVNEEGVIEKIFTPKEIKTKIHAEQILDYIHQ from the coding sequence ATGAATGTAGGAGATAAAATACCAGAGATTCTTGGCATTGACCAGGACGGGCGTGAGATAAAGGCAAGCGACTACCGTGGTCGCAAGATTGTGCTCTACAGTTATCCGAAGGCTAACACCAGCGGATGTACTGCTGAGGCCTGCTCACTGCAGGCACATAAGGAGGAGCTGGCTGCAGCCGGTTATGAGATTATCGGCGTGAGCAAGGACAAGCAGGCTTTGCAGAAGAAGTTTGCCGAAACCAAGGGTTTGCAGTTCCCTCTTATCGCAGATACCGAAACCACCCTACTGCAGGAACTCGGCTGCTGGGGCGAGAAGGTAACCTGCGGCAGAAAGACCATCGGAATACTCCGCACCACCTATCTTGTAAACGAAGAAGGTGTCATTGAGAAGATCTTCACTCCAAAGGAGATCAAGACCAAGATTCATGCAGAGCAGATTTTGGATTATATCCATCAATAA
- a CDS encoding carboxylesterase family protein, translating into MKKIFLFILFCLSVCRMSAYDFLRAVKDEIPGGYNFWVYTPVDYFYSQEQTPVVIFLHGASLCGKNLDKVRRYGPLDAIVKGRDIDALTIVPQNPGGAWNPKKIMDMLDWVKKNYPCDSTRVYVLGMSLGGYGTMDVCATYPDRIAAGMALCGGCSYKDVSGLGNLPFWIIHGTADRAVPVKQSKVVVDKLVKDGKDTRLIYDWWKGANHGTPARVFYLKKTYQWLFSHSLSDKDRPVNRNISITMSDLGRAYGDVNRNAPQPELIDGPSVIKQEGNEY; encoded by the coding sequence ATGAAAAAGATATTTTTGTTTATATTATTCTGTCTTTCCGTATGCAGAATGTCGGCTTACGACTTTTTGCGAGCTGTGAAAGATGAGATTCCGGGAGGTTACAACTTCTGGGTTTATACGCCGGTAGATTATTTCTATTCGCAAGAACAGACTCCTGTCGTCATCTTTCTGCATGGTGCCAGTCTTTGCGGCAAGAATCTGGATAAGGTGAGAAGATACGGACCGCTTGATGCCATCGTCAAGGGGCGCGATATCGATGCGCTGACCATTGTTCCGCAGAATCCGGGAGGAGCTTGGAATCCGAAGAAAATCATGGATATGCTCGACTGGGTGAAAAAGAATTACCCATGCGATTCTACTAGGGTTTATGTCTTGGGTATGAGCTTGGGCGGTTATGGCACCATGGATGTCTGTGCTACTTATCCCGACAGGATAGCTGCCGGCATGGCGCTGTGTGGCGGCTGTTCGTATAAGGATGTGAGTGGATTGGGCAATTTGCCTTTCTGGATTATCCATGGCACAGCAGATAGGGCAGTACCAGTCAAGCAATCGAAGGTTGTGGTAGATAAACTTGTGAAGGATGGCAAGGATACCCGATTGATATACGACTGGTGGAAGGGTGCCAATCACGGTACTCCTGCTCGCGTGTTTTATCTGAAGAAAACCTATCAGTGGCTCTTCTCTCACAGCCTTTCAGATAAGGACAGACCCGTGAACCGCAACATCAGTATTACGATGAGCGATTTGGGCAGAGCATATGGTGATGTGAACAGAAATGCCCCTCAGCCTGAACTCATCGATGGTCCGAGTGTGATCAAGCAAGAGGGAAATGAATATTAA
- a CDS encoding GAF domain-containing protein — protein sequence MAEHLIIKGETKEELYATLLPQLKSLVEGESDIIANMANISACIMDTFHFWWVGFYRVIDGTLVLGPFQGQLACTRIKRGKGVCGTAWDKAETIVVEDVEKFPGHIACSSASRSEIVVPVIRNGEVIAVLDIDSEHLSTFNDIDKNWLEKVAELFT from the coding sequence ATGGCAGAACATCTTATTATAAAAGGAGAAACGAAGGAGGAACTTTACGCCACGCTCCTCCCTCAGCTCAAGTCGCTCGTAGAGGGCGAAAGCGACATCATCGCCAATATGGCGAATATTTCAGCATGCATCATGGACACCTTCCACTTCTGGTGGGTGGGCTTCTACCGGGTCATCGACGGAACCCTTGTGCTGGGTCCTTTCCAGGGACAGCTGGCCTGCACCCGCATCAAAAGGGGCAAGGGAGTTTGCGGCACAGCTTGGGACAAGGCGGAAACCATCGTGGTAGAAGATGTTGAGAAATTTCCGGGGCATATTGCCTGCAGCAGCGCCTCCCGTTCGGAGATTGTAGTGCCTGTTATCAGGAATGGTGAGGTAATCGCCGTACTGGATATTGACAGCGAACACCTCAGCACCTTCAATGATATTGATAAGAATTGGCTGGAGAAGGTAGCAGAACTGTTCACCTGA
- a CDS encoding glycoside hydrolase family 28 protein, translating into MNTKTILMAMTCLCAFNSLQGNAQVAGGNTLVATAIEQRRVTLRDSILNLISGARIAEKSLQIKNFGAKNDGKTDCRTAFAKAIKKASAMKGAKIVVPAGTYYIKGPIVLASNICLELQKGATLKFAPEEKYYPIVNTSWEGTFLYNYSPLIYAYGCKNVSIIGEGTIDGNAMTTFAKWKPNQKKAQQLSRKMNHEEVPVSERKFGDGYWLRPQLVQLYNCQGITLEGVKITNSPFWCIHLLKSENIICRNLRYDAKLVNNDGIDPEYSRNILIEEVAFDNGDDNVAIKSGRDNDGWNAKMPSENIIIRNCHFKGLHAVVIGSEMSSGVRNVIVENCDYAGYCKRGIFIKTNPDRGGFVENVFVKNCSFGDVEDLFYVTSRYAGEGLANHHFSTVKNIFVDGLKCNNVSAAALVLQGTEAKPVTNVSFDNIEVKNAKTGISFENVMGVNMGECSIGGKVGTPTQVTSKDKVFERNNK; encoded by the coding sequence ATGAATACAAAAACTATTTTAATGGCTATGACTTGCCTTTGTGCATTCAACAGCCTTCAAGGAAATGCTCAGGTAGCAGGAGGGAATACTTTGGTTGCTACTGCGATTGAGCAGCGAAGAGTCACTCTTCGTGACAGTATCTTGAACCTTATTTCCGGTGCAAGGATTGCTGAGAAATCATTACAGATTAAGAATTTCGGAGCCAAGAACGATGGTAAGACCGATTGTCGCACAGCCTTTGCCAAGGCCATCAAGAAGGCTTCGGCGATGAAGGGTGCAAAAATCGTGGTGCCTGCGGGTACCTATTATATTAAGGGCCCTATCGTACTGGCAAGCAATATCTGTCTGGAACTGCAGAAGGGAGCTACCCTGAAGTTTGCGCCAGAAGAGAAGTACTATCCTATCGTTAATACCAGTTGGGAGGGAACTTTCCTCTACAACTATTCTCCTCTCATCTATGCCTATGGCTGTAAGAATGTTTCTATCATTGGCGAGGGAACCATCGACGGCAACGCCATGACTACCTTTGCCAAGTGGAAGCCTAATCAGAAGAAAGCGCAGCAGTTGAGCCGCAAGATGAATCACGAGGAAGTGCCTGTAAGTGAGCGCAAGTTTGGAGATGGCTACTGGCTTCGTCCTCAGCTCGTTCAGCTCTACAACTGCCAGGGAATTACCCTGGAAGGCGTGAAGATCACCAATTCTCCATTCTGGTGCATCCATCTCTTAAAGAGTGAGAATATCATCTGTCGTAATTTGCGATATGATGCCAAACTTGTCAATAACGATGGTATTGACCCGGAGTATTCCAGAAACATCCTGATAGAGGAGGTGGCTTTTGATAATGGCGATGACAACGTTGCCATCAAGAGTGGTCGTGATAATGATGGCTGGAATGCCAAGATGCCATCAGAGAACATCATCATCCGAAACTGCCATTTCAAGGGCTTGCATGCTGTAGTTATCGGTAGCGAAATGTCTTCGGGAGTAAGAAACGTCATCGTAGAGAACTGCGATTATGCTGGTTATTGCAAGCGTGGCATCTTTATCAAGACCAATCCCGACCGTGGCGGTTTTGTGGAGAATGTTTTCGTAAAGAACTGCAGTTTTGGCGATGTGGAAGATCTCTTCTATGTAACCAGCCGTTATGCTGGCGAGGGGTTGGCCAATCATCATTTCTCTACCGTGAAGAATATCTTTGTGGATGGTTTGAAGTGTAACAACGTGAGCGCTGCAGCCTTGGTTTTGCAGGGTACAGAGGCTAAGCCTGTTACTAATGTTTCTTTCGATAATATTGAGGTGAAGAATGCCAAGACTGGCATCAGCTTCGAGAATGTAATGGGGGTAAACATGGGTGAATGCAGCATTGGCGGCAAGGTGGGAACTCCTACCCAGGTTACATCAAAGGATAAAGTTTTCGAAAGAAATAACAAGTAA
- a CDS encoding NUDIX hydrolase, whose protein sequence is MADKDMKWKTLSQKYLIEKPWLTARVDKVELPTGAIIDEYYVLEYPDWVNTIAITKEGEFVFVRQYRYAIGKTVNELCAGVIEKGEDPMAAAKRELMEETGFGGGNWQKWMTISANPSTHTNLTHCYLATDVERMDVQHLDQAEDIEVRLFSRDEVMEMLEKGEIWQSLMAAPLWKYFAKAK, encoded by the coding sequence ATGGCTGATAAAGATATGAAATGGAAGACGCTCTCGCAGAAGTATCTGATAGAGAAGCCATGGCTCACGGCACGAGTGGATAAGGTGGAATTGCCTACGGGGGCCATCATCGATGAATATTACGTGCTGGAATATCCCGATTGGGTGAACACCATCGCCATCACGAAGGAGGGAGAGTTCGTATTTGTGCGCCAGTATCGCTATGCGATAGGTAAGACGGTGAATGAACTCTGTGCAGGAGTGATAGAGAAGGGTGAGGACCCGATGGCGGCTGCCAAGCGAGAGCTGATGGAAGAGACTGGGTTCGGTGGCGGAAACTGGCAGAAGTGGATGACGATTTCGGCTAATCCGAGCACGCATACCAATCTTACCCATTGCTATTTGGCTACGGATGTGGAGCGTATGGATGTTCAGCATCTTGACCAGGCTGAGGATATCGAGGTTCGCCTCTTCTCAAGAGATGAAGTGATGGAAATGCTGGAGAAGGGAGAAATCTGGCAAAGCCTGATGGCGGCTCCGCTCTGGAAGTATTTTGCGAAAGCAAAGTAA
- a CDS encoding cupin domain-containing protein, with amino-acid sequence MVIDFEKIAEAHLEGFKGGQGKLDTRNYVDDKVKIMYSTLRPGASTGLHTHEGNCEIIYVVSGTATFHYDDIVEEVRQGQVHYCPMNHAHYMENLTDHDLVYLAIVPEHH; translated from the coding sequence ATGGTAATAGATTTCGAAAAGATTGCTGAGGCTCATTTGGAGGGCTTCAAGGGTGGACAGGGTAAACTCGACACCCGTAACTATGTGGATGACAAGGTGAAGATTATGTATTCTACCTTGCGTCCGGGTGCATCAACTGGTCTTCATACTCACGAGGGCAACTGCGAGATTATCTATGTGGTAAGCGGCACTGCTACTTTCCATTATGATGATATCGTAGAAGAGGTTCGACAGGGACAGGTGCATTATTGTCCTATGAATCATGCTCATTATATGGAGAATCTCACAGATCATGATCTGGTGTATCTCGCCATTGTGCCTGAGCATCATTAA
- a CDS encoding VOC family protein — MKIKDFTTGVQHIGISTNDINKTIEFYHALGFETALRTVNGTEEVAFLQLHNLIIETYQNHQAKMEYGAIDHIAIDVKNIEDLFLVVKEAGTFKMLDQQVNGLPFWENGVKFFTIEGPNKEKIEFCEKL, encoded by the coding sequence ATGAAAATCAAAGATTTTACAACAGGTGTGCAGCACATTGGTATTTCTACCAACGACATCAACAAGACCATTGAGTTTTATCATGCCTTGGGCTTCGAGACAGCCCTCCGCACAGTAAACGGCACCGAGGAAGTAGCCTTCCTCCAGCTCCACAATCTCATCATCGAGACCTATCAGAACCATCAGGCAAAGATGGAATATGGAGCCATCGACCACATCGCCATCGATGTAAAGAACATAGAGGATCTCTTCCTGGTAGTGAAGGAAGCAGGAACCTTCAAGATGCTGGATCAGCAGGTAAATGGTCTTCCATTCTGGGAGAACGGCGTAAAGTTCTTCACCATCGAGGGGCCAAACAAGGAGAAAATCGAGTTCTGCGAAAAACTATAA
- a CDS encoding carbohydrate kinase family protein gives MEKKQSVIGIGEALFDVLLEGKKLGGAPANFAYHVSQFGLESCAVSAMGDDELGKELEKELNDHHLNYQIDKVAYPTGTVQVSLDANGIPCYDIKEGAAWDNIPYTPALEKLAKNCTAACFGSLAQRNEVSRNTIYRFLDNMPKEEGILKIFDINLRQEFYTKEIITDSIKRCNILKINDEELITVSRIFGYPGIDLENKCWLLLGKYNLKMLILTCGVNGSYVFTPGEVSFIETPKVEVADTVGAGDSFTGAFVASILKGKSVKEAHELAVKVSAFVCTQNGAMPVLPKEFTR, from the coding sequence ATGGAAAAGAAACAATCAGTGATAGGTATCGGCGAGGCACTCTTCGATGTGCTTCTAGAAGGGAAAAAGCTAGGTGGTGCTCCAGCCAACTTTGCTTACCACGTTTCGCAGTTCGGACTCGAGAGCTGTGCAGTTAGTGCAATGGGCGATGATGAGCTGGGCAAGGAGCTGGAGAAGGAACTCAACGATCACCATCTCAACTATCAGATAGACAAGGTAGCCTACCCTACAGGCACCGTTCAGGTTTCACTCGATGCCAACGGCATTCCTTGCTACGACATCAAGGAGGGAGCAGCCTGGGACAACATCCCCTACACGCCAGCTCTGGAGAAGTTGGCAAAGAATTGCACCGCAGCCTGCTTCGGCTCGCTGGCCCAGCGCAACGAGGTTTCACGCAACACCATCTACCGCTTCCTCGATAACATGCCAAAGGAAGAAGGAATCCTCAAAATCTTCGACATCAATCTCCGTCAGGAATTCTATACCAAGGAGATTATCACCGATAGCATCAAGCGATGCAACATCCTCAAGATCAACGATGAAGAACTGATTACCGTAAGCCGCATCTTCGGTTATCCGGGTATCGACCTGGAGAACAAATGCTGGCTTCTCTTGGGCAAGTACAATCTGAAGATGCTCATTCTTACCTGCGGTGTAAACGGCAGTTATGTGTTCACCCCTGGCGAAGTTTCGTTTATCGAGACACCGAAAGTGGAAGTGGCAGACACTGTGGGTGCCGGTGATTCATTCACAGGCGCATTCGTGGCAAGCATCTTGAAGGGTAAGAGCGTAAAGGAAGCTCATGAATTGGCAGTAAAGGTTTCGGCATTCGTCTGTACACAGAACGGAGCCATGCCAGTCTTGCCTAAGGAATTTACAAGATAA
- a CDS encoding zinc-dependent alcohol dehydrogenase: MRQAILVEPKHIEFKEVAEPKAADLTAHQVLVNIKRIGICGSEIHSYHGLHPATFYPVVQGHEYSGVVMAVGSEVTVCKPGDHITARPQLVCGKCNPCKRGQYNVCEHLRVQAFQADGAAQDFFVVDDDRVAKLPEGMSLDYGAMIEPSAVGAHASNRTDVKGKNVVVSGAGTIGNLIAQFCIARGAKNVLITDVSDLRLAKARECGIKHTLNITKKTLKEAAQELFGEEGYQVGFEVAGVEVSIRSLMETIEKGSDIVVVAVFAKDPALSMFYLGEHELRLIGSMMYRHEDYLTAIDYVSKGIVNLKPLVSNRFAFEEYDDAYKFIDTHRETSMKVLIDFEQKPGEKK, translated from the coding sequence ATGAGACAGGCAATATTGGTAGAACCAAAGCATATCGAATTCAAGGAAGTAGCAGAACCAAAGGCAGCAGACTTAACTGCTCATCAGGTTCTCGTCAACATCAAGCGCATCGGCATCTGCGGTAGCGAGATTCACTCTTACCACGGTCTTCACCCAGCCACCTTCTACCCAGTGGTTCAGGGACATGAGTACTCTGGAGTGGTTATGGCTGTAGGCAGCGAAGTTACCGTCTGCAAGCCTGGCGACCACATCACCGCTCGCCCACAGTTGGTTTGCGGCAAGTGCAACCCTTGCAAGCGCGGACAGTATAACGTTTGTGAGCACCTGCGTGTTCAGGCTTTCCAGGCAGATGGTGCAGCACAGGATTTCTTTGTAGTAGATGACGACCGCGTGGCTAAGTTGCCAGAAGGCATGAGCCTCGACTATGGTGCCATGATTGAGCCTTCAGCCGTTGGTGCCCATGCCAGCAACCGCACCGACGTAAAGGGTAAGAATGTAGTAGTGAGCGGTGCAGGAACCATCGGCAACCTCATAGCCCAGTTCTGCATTGCCCGTGGCGCCAAGAATGTACTCATTACCGATGTAAGCGACCTTCGCCTGGCTAAGGCTCGCGAATGCGGCATCAAGCACACCCTCAACATCACCAAGAAGACTTTGAAGGAGGCAGCCCAGGAACTCTTCGGTGAGGAAGGCTATCAGGTAGGTTTCGAGGTAGCAGGTGTAGAAGTTTCCATCCGTTCACTGATGGAGACCATCGAGAAAGGTAGCGACATCGTGGTTGTGGCAGTCTTTGCCAAGGACCCAGCCCTCAGCATGTTCTATCTGGGCGAACACGAGTTGAGACTCATCGGTTCAATGATGTATCGCCACGAAGATTATCTCACAGCCATCGATTACGTAAGCAAGGGCATCGTCAACCTCAAGCCACTCGTAAGCAACCGTTTTGCCTTCGAAGAATACGATGATGCCTACAAGTTTATCGACACTCATCGCGAAACCAGCATGAAGGTTCTCATCGATTTCGAACAGAAACCTGGAGAGAAGAAGTAA